The following are from one region of the Coffea eugenioides isolate CCC68of chromosome 2, Ceug_1.0, whole genome shotgun sequence genome:
- the LOC113761711 gene encoding uncharacterized protein LOC113761711 isoform X2, with product MDYFVASTPKSECSSGCESGWTLYLGNSFISSHSNRENGNFVDGKRGFSEEKRSEEEEEDLSMVSDASSGPPHCPEEEDCMSNINDNNAARCFFHAGDATTLCKSRSRKKQKTLENHCRMKKAVREKSSLLDDTASSPVFEMDLPDKDFNLPNNHGSAEMVLDFSQGYSTTHFEEESSAYHLQDQYGFFHSSLSGNYLPENQWYGSRGWQR from the exons ATGGACTACTTTGTGGCTAGCACTCCTAAATCAGAGTGCAGCAGCGGATGTGAGTCTGGCTGGACTCTGTACTTGGGCAACTCCTTTATTTCTTCGCATAGTAATAgagaaaatggtaattttgttgaTGGAAAGCGTGGTTTTAGTGAAGAAAAGAGAAGtgaggaagaggaggaggatTTGTCAATGGTTTCTGATGCATCTTCTGGACCTCCACATTGCCCTGAAGAAGAAGACTGCATGTCCAATATTAATGACAACAATGCTGCTCGCTGCTTTTTCCATGCTGGTGATGCCACCACATTATGCAAAAGCAGAAGCCGCAAAAAGCAGAAAACTTTAGAAAATCACTGCCGGATGAAGAAGGCAGTCCGTGAAAAATCATCTTTACTAGATGATACTGCCAGTTCTCCTGTCTTCGAAATGGACCTCCCCGAT AAAGATTTCAACCTCCCCAACAATCATGGTTCAGCTGAGATGGTTTTAGATTTTTCTCAGGGCTATTCTACAACCCATTTCGAG GAGGAAAGCTCTGCATACCACTTGCAGGATCAATACGGTTTTTTCCATTCTTCTTTATCTGGAAACTATCTGCCTGAAAACCA GTGGTATGGAAGCAGGGGGTGGCAGCGGTGA
- the LOC113761711 gene encoding uncharacterized protein LOC113761711 isoform X1, with protein MDYFVASTPKSECSSGCESGWTLYLGNSFISSHSNRENGNFVDGKRGFSEEKRSEEEEEDLSMVSDASSGPPHCPEEEDCMSNINDNNAARCFFHAGDATTLCKSRSRKKQKTLENHCRMKKAVREKSSLLDDTASSPVFEMDLPDVSSDHYKVASRKDFNLPNNHGSAEMVLDFSQGYSTTHFEEESSAYHLQDQYGFFHSSLSGNYLPENQWYGSRGWQR; from the exons ATGGACTACTTTGTGGCTAGCACTCCTAAATCAGAGTGCAGCAGCGGATGTGAGTCTGGCTGGACTCTGTACTTGGGCAACTCCTTTATTTCTTCGCATAGTAATAgagaaaatggtaattttgttgaTGGAAAGCGTGGTTTTAGTGAAGAAAAGAGAAGtgaggaagaggaggaggatTTGTCAATGGTTTCTGATGCATCTTCTGGACCTCCACATTGCCCTGAAGAAGAAGACTGCATGTCCAATATTAATGACAACAATGCTGCTCGCTGCTTTTTCCATGCTGGTGATGCCACCACATTATGCAAAAGCAGAAGCCGCAAAAAGCAGAAAACTTTAGAAAATCACTGCCGGATGAAGAAGGCAGTCCGTGAAAAATCATCTTTACTAGATGATACTGCCAGTTCTCCTGTCTTCGAAATGGACCTCCCCGATGTCAGTTCTGATCATTATAAAGTTGCATCGAGA AAAGATTTCAACCTCCCCAACAATCATGGTTCAGCTGAGATGGTTTTAGATTTTTCTCAGGGCTATTCTACAACCCATTTCGAG GAGGAAAGCTCTGCATACCACTTGCAGGATCAATACGGTTTTTTCCATTCTTCTTTATCTGGAAACTATCTGCCTGAAAACCA GTGGTATGGAAGCAGGGGGTGGCAGCGGTGA
- the LOC113759215 gene encoding magnesium transporter MRS2-3-like — protein sequence MADHVDDVDFLTPKKSKKAGLLGTRRTWVLLDSEGNPPEVLEAGKHAIMRRTGLQTRDLRILDPLLGYPATLLSRERAIVVSLEHIKAIITAHEVILLNSKDPSVAPFVEELRLKIFRHHQAVLTPLGDNVDFYNLEEPQSRAFIASSCSRSPLNMNEGLGGSKRHIAESKDGPKLLPLEFVALEACLESACSCLENEVGALEKEVRPALNKLTSNISSLNLEQVQQIKGRLIPLTKRVQKVRDELESLLNDDQDMAGMYLTDKHIEWQLENSSNSSIDEEFATTDEEAKQPNMYDTFPLKSLLNWGPNSCDAGIQQLHNQQEHLFCDSNLVDAESSLCHTNSRRSSRSKQLHVGDLEMLLEAYFIQIDGTLNKLSTLREHIDDTEDYVNIVQDDKRNQLLQMVVMIMTATLVLGVFIAVEGIFGINIHIDAWGDKEYGTQNFLRMIGGGIAGTLLLYGVAIACYRHKRLL from the exons ATGGCTGATCATGTTGATGACGTCGATTTTTTAACCCCAAAGAAGTCCAAGAAGGCGGGGTTGCTGGGAACTCGGCGTACCTGGGTCTTGCTGGATTCAGAAGGGAATCCCCCCGAAGTATTGGAAGCAGGAAAGCATGCAATCATGAGGCGCACTGGTCTGCAGACCCGGGATCTTCGTATTCTGGACCCGCTCCTCGGCTACCCGGCCACCTTGCTCAGCCGGGAGCGGGCTATTGTGGTGAGCCTCGAGCATATCAAGGCCATTATCACTGCCCATGAGGTCATCTTGCTCAATTCTAAAGACCCTTCTGTTGCTCCCTTCGTTGAGGAGCTGCGCCTGAAAATCTTCCGCCACCACCAAGCTGTCCTCACCCCGTTG GGGGACAATGTGGACTTCTACAATTTGGAAGAGCCTCAATCAAGAGCCTTTATTGCTTCAAGTTGTTCCAGAAGCCCCCTAAACATGAATGAAGGTCTAGGAGGTAGCAAACGACATATTGCAGAGAGCAAGGACGGACCAAAGCtacttccacttgagtttgttGCCTTGGAGGCATGCCTTGAGTCTGCTTGCAGTTGCTTGGAGAATGAA GTTGGGGCATTGGAGAAAGAAGTTCGTCCTGCTCTTAATAAACTGACCTCCAATATTAGTAGCCTCAACTTAGAGCAAGTGCAGCAAATCAAAGGCCGACTGATTCCATTAACCAAACGTGTGCAAAAG GTTCGCGATGAGTTAGAAAGTCTGTTGAATGATGATCAAGATATGGCTGGGATGTATCTGACTGACAAACATATAGAATGGCAACTTGAAAATTCTTCAAATTCCTCTATCGATGAGGAATTTGCCACAACTGATGAAGAAGCTAAACAGCCAAACATGTATGAtac TTTCCCTCTGAAATCTCTACTCAATTGGGGGCCCAACAGTTGTGATGCAGGTATTCAACAATTACACAACCAGCAGGAACATTTATTTTGTGATTCTAATTTGGTTGACGCTGAAAGTAGTCTATGCCATACCAATTCAAGGCGCAGTTCCAGAAGCAAACAACTTCATGTGGGAGATCTCGAAATGCTTTTGGAAGCATATTTCATTCAGATTGATGGTACATTGAACAAGTTATCCACA CTGAGGGAGCACATAGATGACACAGAAGATTATGTGAACATCGTGCAGGATGATAAACGTAACCAACTGCTGCAAATGGTGGTTATGATAATGACAGCAACCCTTGTGTTGGGAGTTTTCATAGCTGTGGAAGGAATATTTGGGATAAACATTCACATAGATGCATGGGGTGACAAAGAATATGGGACGCAAAATTTTCTCCGGATGATTGGTGGCGGTATTGCTGGTACGCTTCTCTTGTATGGGGTTGCTATTGCCTGTTATAGGCACAAAAGATTGCTGTAG
- the LOC113759216 gene encoding magnesium transporter MRS2-3-like — MAGISGGGGGGDHLRKKATGVRTWLQLDSTGESNIVEAGKHGVMRRTGLSGLDLRILDPFLSYPSTLIGRERAIIVHLEHIKAIVTAHEVLLLNSREPSVVPFVEELRHRIMQHHQATEALSREEESLLTRGQNGENTGPPLLLPFEFVVLEACLDAACGYLDEEATALEEEAYPALDEVTSKINTLNLERVHRIKNRLAQLFQRVQKVRDELERLLNNDEYMAKMYLTNKHAVERQLRNSSLSSIKHEIVQRVLDERVSGETLVQDRGNSSRFSVDFHPAEQHHQQRAIRTASSLSRGSQFAIHTSSRRYMIGKSKHLGVKDVEIIVEAYFVRVDATLSGLSTLREYVDDTEDYINIMLDDTRNRMMQKAVLFMTAGVVLMAFTTVTGVFSMNIHDFSLFQKTDPPNYYFILFCGGGTACSIVLYLIAISWYKHLGLM; from the exons ATGGCTGGCATcagtggaggaggaggaggaggcgATCATCTCCGAAAGAAGGCCACGGGGGTCCGAACATGGCTACAACTGGACTCAACCGGCGAATCAAATATAGTGGAAGCAGGGAAGCACGGTGTTATGCGGAGGACTGGCCTGTCTGGCCTTGATCTTCGGATATTGGATCCTTTCCTCTCGTATCCGTCCACTTTGATAGGGCGGGAACGGGCCATCATCGTCCATTTGGAGCACATCAAAGCCATAGTTACGGCACATGAAGTCCTCCTGCTCAACTCCAGAGAGCCCTCCGTCGTGCCCTTCGTGGAAGAGCTCCGACACAGAATCATGCAGCACCACCAGGCTACCGAAGCACTGTCACGGGAAGAAGAGTCGCTATTGACGAGGGGACAAAATGGAGAAAATACTGGACCACCCCTGCTTCTTCCTTTTGAGTTTGTAGTATTAGAAGCCTGCCTGGACGCTGCTTGCGGTTATTTGGACGAAGAG GCAACGGCTTTGGAGGAGGAAGCTTATCCAGCATTGGATGAAGTGACTTCAAAAATTAACACCCTCAATTTGGAGCGGGTGCACAGGATCAAAAACCGGTTAGCCCAATTATTCCAACGTGTTCAAAAG GTGCGAGATGAGTTAGAGCGATTGCTGAATAACGACGAATATATGGCTAAGATGTATCTGACAAACAAGCATGCAGTTGAGAGGCAGCTTAGGAATTCTTCCCTATCCtccataaaacatgaaattgtGCAGAGAGTCCTGGATGAAAG GGTTTCTGGTGAAACCTTAGTGCAAGACAGAGGGAATTCCAGCCGTTTCAGCGTTGATTTTCACCCTGCCGAACAGCACCACCAGCAACGGGCAATCCGCACAGCCAGTTCTCTCAGCAGAGGAAGCCAATTTGCAATCCATACTAGCAGTAGAAGATACATGATAGGCAAAAGCAAGCATCTCGGTGTGAAGGATGTGGAAATAATCGTGGAAGCCTACTTTGTTCGGGTGGATGCAACATTATCTGGCCTATCAACT CTAAGGGAGTACGTAGATGACACGGAAGACTACATCAATATCATGCTGGATGACACACGGAACAGAATGATGCAAAAGGCGGTGTTGTTCATGACAGCAGGCGTTGTGCTCATGGCTTTTACCACTGTGACAGGAGTTTTTAGTATGAATATCCACGACTTTAGTCTCTTCCAAAAGACTGATCCTCCCAATTACTATTTCATCTTATTCTGCGGCGGCGGAACAGCTTGCAGCATCGTCCTATatttgattgcaatttcctggTATAAGCACTTGGGATTAATGTGA
- the LOC113759217 gene encoding magnesium transporter MRS2-3-like, with translation MADIDNSSPLGKKPLGVRPWLLFNSSGQSHILEAGKHAIMRRTGITGRDLRILDPDLSYPCTISGRERAIIFSVENIKAVIMAHEVLLLNSKDPAVAPFAEVLCEKILNHHDSIDPEEVGAEFGGENLDDRKRLPLEFVVLEACLEEACTWLDNEAVTLEEESYPALDELTSNISTLNMERVHQFKSRLIGITNRVQKVKDELERLLDDDDPMSKMYLTENQLQQQLQNYSAHEDQLDDKNNEVILSDVEYRTPADNLTENSEGSTRLGTDLLHTNHAQEQEFVDAASSVFSRKSQATYASSKRSDRSKRQSVKDLEMLLEAFFVRIDATLNGLSTLREYVDDTEDYINIMLDDKLNNMMEMVIKLMTATVALTCFMIVDSVLAINIHIDLFNDNEPPNKSFLWMICAGSFGTICIYIIAMWLYRYKGLLH, from the exons ATGGCTGATATTGACAATAGCTCCCCACTCGGGAAGAAGCCGTTGGGGGTCCGTCCATGGCTTCTATTCAACTCGTCCGGTCAGTCCCATATATTGGAAGCAGGGAAGCATGCTATTATGCGGCGAACAGGTATCACCGGCCGAGATCTGCGTATTCTGGACCCTGATCTTTCGTATCCATGCACCATTTCGGGCCGTGAACGAGCCATAATATTCAGTGTGGAGAACATCAAGGCTGTGATTATGGCTCATGAAGTCCTCTTGCTCAACTCCAAGGACCCCGCTGTCGCGCCCTTTGCAGAAGTGCTTTGTGAAAAAATCTTGAACCACCATGATAGCATCGATCCAGAGGAAGTAGGGGCCGAGTTTGGAGGAGAAAATTTGGATGATCGGAAGCGTCTTCCCCTCGAGTTTGTTGTCTTGGAGGCTTGCCTCGAGGAGGCATGCACTTGGCTGGACAACGAG GCAGTTACATTGGAGGAAGAATCTTATCCGGCACTTGATGAGTTAACTTCGAACATCTCTACTCTCAACATGGAACGTGTGCACCAATTTAAGAGCCGCTTAATCGGGATAACTAATCGTGTTCAAAAG GTGAAGGATGAATTAGAGCGTTTGCTAGATGATGATGACCCCATGTCTAAGATGTATCTGACAGAGAACCAACTACAACAGCAGCTTCAAAATTATAGTGCACACGAAGATCAACTAGATGACAAGAATAACGAAGTAATTCTGTCAGACGTAGAATACAG GACGCCAGCTGACAACTTGACAGAAAACAGTGAAGGTTCCACCAGACTTGGTACTGATCTTCTTCATACCAATCATGCTCAAGAACAGGAATTTGTTGACGCTGCTAGTTCAGTATTTAGCAGAAAAAGCCAAGCAACCTATGCCAGTAGCAAACGCAGTGATAGAAGCAAGCGTCAAAGTGTAAAGGATCTTGAAATGCTTCTGGAAGCATTCTTTGTTCGTATTGACGCTACGCTCAACGGATTATCCACT CTGAGGGAGTATGTAGATGATACTGAAGACTATATCAACATTATGCTCGATGACAAACTGAACAACATGATGGAGATGGTGATCAAGCTGATGACAGCAACCGTAGCATTGACTTGTTTTATGATCGTAGACTCAGTTTTGGCTATAAACATTCACATTGATTTGTTCAATGACAATGAACCTCCAAACAAATCCTTCTTGTGGATGATTTGTGCCGGCAGCTTTGGTactatatgtatatatataattgcaATGTGGCTGTATAGATACAAAGGATTGCTGCATTGA